In Halorhodospira halophila, a genomic segment contains:
- a CDS encoding GGDEF domain-containing protein — protein MAAVQRLLSSAWLLHLLFLAALAAWIVLLDAPFPRPAIALLEAHSFEFLAIAGGMVAVLALLYRRANLALQAAAISLAISGIGVAPSPAHGVTAAAILLPINLLILTLLDDRGLLSRAGLWRCAALALQALLVLGLFRYQPDWLEALAATTFLPLGLADWSSLPEQGLLLAALAAASLLLWALLDPTPPHVGAFSALLTTTLGLELALARGGELVLPTLLGAVALFLLLVAVLQEAHRMAFRDGLTGLPNRRAMDSLTQGLSGSYAIAMTDVDHFKSFNDTHGHEVGDQVLRRVAANIGRVGAGGHPFRYGGEEFAVVFPGRTAEQVVEALETVRETIASTPFRLRGSDRPADDRHGSRKRGIKRGRQQTQITISIGVADSSTATDADAVVQAADQALYRAKKGGRNRLAQ, from the coding sequence ATGGCCGCCGTGCAACGCCTGCTCAGTTCCGCCTGGCTGCTTCACCTGCTGTTCCTGGCCGCCCTGGCGGCCTGGATCGTCCTGCTTGACGCCCCCTTCCCGCGCCCGGCGATCGCGTTGCTGGAGGCCCACTCGTTCGAGTTCCTCGCCATCGCCGGCGGCATGGTGGCGGTGTTGGCCCTGCTCTACCGGCGCGCCAACCTGGCCTTGCAGGCCGCCGCCATCAGCCTGGCCATCAGCGGGATCGGCGTTGCGCCGTCACCGGCCCACGGGGTCACGGCGGCCGCCATCCTGCTGCCGATCAACCTCCTGATCCTGACCCTGCTCGATGACCGGGGCCTGCTCAGCCGAGCCGGGCTGTGGCGCTGCGCCGCCCTGGCGCTGCAAGCCCTGCTCGTCCTCGGCCTGTTCCGCTACCAGCCCGACTGGCTGGAAGCACTGGCCGCCACCACCTTCCTGCCGCTTGGCTTGGCCGACTGGAGCAGCCTGCCCGAACAGGGCCTGCTGCTCGCCGCGCTGGCCGCCGCGAGCCTGCTCCTGTGGGCCCTGCTCGACCCCACCCCGCCCCACGTGGGCGCTTTCAGCGCGCTGCTGACCACCACCCTCGGCCTGGAACTGGCCCTTGCAAGGGGCGGCGAGCTGGTGCTGCCCACCCTGCTGGGCGCGGTTGCCCTCTTCCTCCTGCTTGTCGCCGTTTTACAGGAAGCCCACCGCATGGCGTTCCGCGACGGGCTCACCGGCCTACCGAACCGGCGCGCCATGGACAGCCTGACGCAGGGACTGAGCGGAAGCTACGCCATCGCCATGACCGACGTCGACCACTTCAAGTCCTTCAACGACACCCACGGACACGAAGTCGGGGACCAGGTGCTGCGTCGGGTGGCGGCAAACATCGGCCGGGTCGGCGCGGGCGGGCACCCCTTCCGCTACGGTGGCGAGGAGTTCGCGGTCGTCTTCCCGGGGCGCACCGCGGAGCAGGTCGTCGAGGCGCTGGAAACGGTGCGCGAGACGATCGCCAGCACCCCGTTCCGCCTCCGGGGTAGCGACCGGCCGGCCGATGACCGGCACGGCAGCCGCAAACGGGGCATCAAGCGCGGGCGGCAGCAGACGCAAATCACCATCAGCATCGGCGTCGCCGACAGCAGTACCGCGACAGACGCCGACGCCGTCGTACAGGCCGCCGATCAAGCCCTTTACCGGGCCAAGAAGGGCGGACGCAACCGGCTGGCCCAGTAG
- a CDS encoding glutamine amidotransferase — protein MTNEHTTDGTIWVVKTGRTLPALRRQGDFEDWIGAGLGRAPWRTVDATAGPASLPKPAHPAGIVVTGSPAMVSHREPWSEAAADWLAQAAGKDIPILGICYGHQLLAHGLGGHAGPNPRGREIGTVGVERLAPCADDPLFAPVPERFAAHVTHEESVLELPEGAVILAANGHDAHQAFRWGRHAWGVQFHPEFDTAITRGYIFHRRPDLRREGFDPRALYRQVAATPEATALLDRFAAYVTSRAR, from the coding sequence ATGACGAATGAGCACACCACCGACGGAACCATTTGGGTGGTCAAGACCGGACGCACCCTCCCTGCACTGCGCCGGCAGGGTGACTTCGAGGACTGGATCGGCGCCGGCCTGGGGCGTGCTCCCTGGCGCACCGTGGACGCCACCGCCGGACCCGCATCCCTGCCGAAACCGGCTCACCCGGCCGGTATCGTGGTCACTGGTTCACCGGCGATGGTCTCGCATCGTGAACCGTGGAGCGAAGCCGCCGCCGACTGGCTCGCGCAAGCCGCCGGCAAAGATATCCCGATCCTCGGTATCTGCTACGGCCACCAGTTGCTGGCCCACGGCCTCGGCGGCCACGCCGGCCCCAACCCACGCGGCCGCGAGATCGGCACCGTCGGCGTCGAGCGCCTGGCACCGTGCGCCGACGACCCCCTGTTCGCCCCCGTGCCGGAGCGCTTCGCAGCCCACGTCACCCACGAGGAGTCGGTGCTGGAACTGCCCGAGGGCGCCGTCATTCTCGCCGCCAACGGGCACGACGCCCACCAGGCGTTCCGTTGGGGGCGTCACGCCTGGGGCGTCCAGTTCCACCCGGAGTTCGACACCGCCATCACCCGCGGCTACATCTTCCATCGCCGCCCGGATCTGCGCCGGGAGGGCTTCGACCCGCGCGCGCTCTATCGCCAGGTCGCGGCCACGCCGGAGGCGACGGCGCTGCTCGATCGCTTCGCCGCCTACGTCACCAGCCGAGCGCGCTAG
- the apbC gene encoding iron-sulfur cluster carrier protein ApbC, whose product MTNLTREAVEQALRQVRDHYLGTDPVSAGCVDEIVIDDESVRVVVQLGYPAGGYRQTLGEELRAAIEQGTGAQQVQISVQTRIHAHAVQPGVKAQDEIKNIIAVASGKGGVGKSTVTANLALALQADGARVGVLDADIYGPSQPRMLGVRGQPESRDGKHMQPMLGHGIQVMSAGFLVDEETPMIWRGPMVTQALEQLLTETAWEGLDYLIVDMPPGTGDIQLTLAQKVPVSGGVIVTTPQDIALLDARKGLRMFEKVDVAVLGIVENMSTHICSNCGHEEHIFGSGGGAAMASQYGVHLLGSLPLDITIREQSDSGHPTVAADPDGRIATDYRHMARSVAAQLSLRERSSGSAFPNIVVGDSSE is encoded by the coding sequence ATGACGAATCTCACCCGTGAGGCCGTGGAGCAGGCTCTGCGCCAGGTCCGGGATCACTATCTGGGCACCGATCCGGTCTCGGCCGGCTGCGTTGACGAGATCGTGATCGACGACGAGAGCGTTCGGGTGGTGGTGCAGCTCGGCTACCCGGCCGGGGGGTATCGCCAGACGCTGGGCGAGGAGCTGCGTGCCGCCATCGAGCAGGGGACCGGGGCGCAGCAGGTGCAGATCTCGGTGCAGACGCGCATCCACGCCCATGCGGTTCAGCCGGGCGTCAAGGCGCAGGACGAGATCAAGAACATCATCGCCGTCGCCTCCGGAAAGGGCGGTGTGGGCAAGTCGACGGTCACGGCCAATCTGGCCCTCGCGCTGCAGGCCGATGGCGCCCGGGTCGGGGTGCTCGACGCCGACATCTACGGGCCGAGCCAGCCGCGCATGCTCGGTGTGCGTGGCCAGCCGGAGTCCCGGGACGGCAAGCACATGCAGCCGATGCTCGGCCACGGCATCCAGGTGATGTCGGCCGGCTTCCTGGTCGATGAAGAGACCCCGATGATCTGGCGAGGGCCCATGGTGACCCAGGCCCTGGAGCAGCTGCTCACCGAGACGGCCTGGGAGGGGCTTGACTACCTCATCGTGGACATGCCGCCGGGGACCGGGGACATTCAGCTTACTCTGGCCCAGAAGGTGCCGGTCAGTGGCGGCGTGATCGTCACCACGCCCCAGGACATCGCGCTGCTCGATGCACGCAAGGGGTTGCGCATGTTCGAGAAGGTGGATGTGGCCGTGCTCGGTATCGTCGAGAACATGAGCACGCACATCTGCTCGAACTGTGGCCATGAGGAGCACATCTTCGGCAGCGGTGGCGGCGCCGCCATGGCCAGCCAGTACGGGGTGCACCTGCTCGGATCGCTGCCGCTGGATATCACCATCCGCGAGCAGTCGGACAGCGGCCACCCCACCGTGGCCGCCGACCCCGACGGCCGGATCGCTACCGATTACCGGCACATGGCGCGCAGCGTCGCGGCCCAGTTGTCGTTGCGCGAGCGCAGTTCCGGCAGCGCCTTCCCCAACATCGTCGTCGGTGATTCCTCCGAGTAG
- a CDS encoding ABC transporter transmembrane domain-containing protein gives MRRRSTLLRLVRMLKPYRWRLAAAAAALLVAAGGVLAIGQGLRLVIDHGFADGDAAMLDRALLATLAMILILALASATRYYLITWIGERLAADLREQLFRRLLRLEPAFFERTGAGEVQSRLTADTTVLQNLFGSALSIALRNALTFVGALLLLFVTSPRLATLVVVGIPLILIPILWFGRRVRSLSRDSQDRVADVGRFAGESLHAIGTVQAFGHEAEDRKRYAERVEEAFATAIRRTWQRAWLTGVALLFVFGAVGAVLWQGGHDVLVGRMTPGELSAFVFYAVLAAGSVAAMAEVAGEILRAMGATDRIFELIDAEPRIRAPDRPRALPHPVRGEVRFDGVTFAYPARAHQPALRGVTLCARPGERLALVGPSGAGKSTLLQLLLRFYDPDAGCVQLDGVDLRDLDPAELRRCTGLVAQEPVLFTGTAAENIRYGRPEAGDAEVRAAAHDANALGFLERLPQGLDTELGPGGVQLSGGQRQRVAIARAILRDPAVLLLDEATSALDAESEQAVQQALERLMAGRTTLVIAHRLATVVAADRIVVLDQGRVEAQGTHSELQQHSPLYRRFCALQLGGAEPAKVDSGASVS, from the coding sequence CTGAGACGTCGATCGACACTGCTGCGCCTGGTGCGCATGCTCAAGCCGTACCGCTGGCGCCTGGCCGCTGCGGCCGCAGCGCTGCTCGTCGCCGCCGGAGGCGTGCTGGCCATCGGCCAGGGGCTTCGGCTGGTCATCGATCACGGGTTCGCCGATGGCGATGCGGCGATGCTTGATCGTGCGCTGCTGGCGACCCTGGCGATGATCCTCATCCTGGCGCTGGCCTCGGCAACCCGCTACTACCTGATCACCTGGATCGGCGAACGGCTGGCCGCGGATCTGCGCGAGCAGCTCTTCCGCCGCCTGCTCCGCCTGGAGCCGGCCTTTTTCGAGCGCACCGGGGCGGGCGAGGTCCAGTCCCGGCTGACCGCCGACACCACGGTCCTGCAGAATCTCTTCGGCTCGGCGCTGTCGATCGCCCTGCGCAACGCCCTGACCTTCGTCGGCGCCCTGTTGCTGCTGTTCGTCACCAGCCCGCGCCTGGCCACCCTGGTGGTGGTGGGCATTCCGCTGATCCTGATCCCCATCCTCTGGTTCGGGCGGCGGGTGCGCAGCCTCTCTCGGGACAGCCAGGACCGGGTGGCCGACGTGGGCCGTTTCGCCGGTGAATCGCTGCACGCCATCGGCACGGTCCAGGCCTTCGGCCATGAGGCCGAGGACCGCAAGCGCTATGCCGAGCGGGTGGAAGAGGCCTTCGCGACCGCCATCCGTCGGACCTGGCAGCGGGCGTGGCTGACCGGCGTAGCCCTGCTCTTCGTCTTCGGCGCGGTCGGTGCCGTGCTCTGGCAGGGCGGTCACGATGTGCTCGTCGGGCGCATGACGCCGGGGGAGCTGTCGGCGTTTGTCTTCTATGCGGTGCTGGCCGCCGGGTCGGTGGCCGCCATGGCCGAGGTGGCCGGAGAGATCCTGCGTGCCATGGGGGCCACCGACCGCATCTTCGAGCTGATCGATGCGGAGCCGCGGATCCGGGCTCCGGACCGCCCGCGAGCGCTGCCGCACCCGGTGCGTGGCGAGGTGCGTTTCGATGGCGTGACCTTCGCCTACCCGGCGCGGGCGCATCAGCCGGCACTGCGTGGGGTGACCCTTTGTGCGCGCCCTGGCGAGCGACTGGCCCTGGTGGGACCGTCGGGTGCGGGTAAGAGCACGCTGCTGCAGCTGCTGCTGCGCTTTTACGATCCGGATGCCGGTTGCGTGCAGCTCGACGGGGTGGACCTGCGCGACCTGGATCCGGCGGAGCTGCGCCGCTGCACCGGGCTGGTTGCCCAGGAGCCGGTGCTTTTCACCGGGACTGCCGCCGAGAACATCCGCTATGGCCGCCCGGAGGCCGGCGATGCCGAGGTGCGTGCAGCAGCGCACGACGCCAACGCCCTCGGGTTCCTCGAGCGGCTGCCGCAGGGGCTGGATACCGAACTCGGCCCCGGTGGGGTCCAGCTCTCCGGCGGTCAGCGCCAGCGCGTCGCCATCGCCCGCGCCATCCTGCGCGACCCGGCGGTGCTATTGCTCGACGAGGCCACCAGCGCACTGGATGCGGAGAGTGAGCAGGCCGTGCAGCAGGCGCTTGAGCGCCTCATGGCCGGGCGGACGACCCTGGTCATCGCGCACCGGCTGGCCACGGTCGTGGCCGCCGACCGCATCGTGGTCCTGGACCAGGGGCGGGTGGAAGCCCAGGGGACCCACAGCGAGCTGCAGCAGCACAGCCCCTTGTACCGGCGCTTCTGCGCCCTGCAGCTGGGCGGGGCCGAGCCGGCGAAGGTCGACAGCGGAGCCAGCGTGTCATAA
- a CDS encoding high-potential iron-sulfur protein yields MSNPIDGDRRKFLKNGAMAVAAIPLATLVTKGTAVAGLPDGVEDLPKAEDDHAHDYVNDAADTDHARFQEGQLCENCQFWVDYVDGDWGYCEHPNFTDVLVRGEGWCSVYAPA; encoded by the coding sequence ATGAGCAACCCGATCGACGGTGACCGCCGCAAGTTCCTCAAGAACGGTGCCATGGCCGTGGCCGCCATTCCGCTGGCCACGCTGGTGACCAAGGGCACCGCCGTTGCCGGCCTGCCCGATGGCGTGGAAGACCTGCCCAAGGCGGAGGATGACCACGCCCACGACTACGTGAACGACGCCGCCGACACCGACCACGCCCGCTTCCAAGAAGGGCAGCTGTGCGAGAACTGCCAGTTCTGGGTCGACTACGTGGACGGCGACTGGGGCTACTGCGAGCACCCGAACTTCACCGACGTGCTGGTGCGCGGTGAGGGCTGGTGCTCGGTCTACGCCCCGGCGTAA
- the ccmA gene encoding cytochrome c biogenesis heme-transporting ATPase CcmA → MDALRSDTPNNQYTRGETDAAASRLCVEHLACRRGEEFLFEEVSFALGPGELLFVRGRNGSGKTTLLRTLCGLTEPVRGRIHWLDQEIRRLDDRARRQMLYVGHRDAVKDELTPLENLQVHQGLRGESSSLDERLDALEQAGLAGREDIPVRYLSQGQRRRTALARLLLSPARLWILDEPLTALDRRAVAWLFERIAGHLQHGGLVITTSHQSIDGLPEPRILDLD, encoded by the coding sequence ATGGACGCCCTACGCAGCGATACACCGAACAACCAGTACACTCGCGGCGAGACCGACGCTGCGGCCAGCCGCCTGTGCGTCGAGCACCTGGCCTGCCGCCGCGGCGAGGAGTTCCTCTTCGAGGAGGTCTCCTTCGCCCTCGGCCCCGGCGAGCTACTTTTCGTACGCGGGCGCAACGGCAGCGGCAAGACGACGTTGCTGCGCACCCTCTGCGGCCTGACCGAACCGGTCCGTGGCCGCATCCACTGGCTCGATCAGGAGATCCGCCGGCTCGATGACCGGGCCCGCCGGCAAATGCTTTACGTTGGCCACCGCGACGCCGTCAAGGACGAGCTGACCCCACTGGAGAACCTGCAGGTCCACCAGGGGCTGCGCGGTGAGTCGAGCTCTCTGGACGAACGCCTCGACGCCCTCGAGCAGGCCGGCCTCGCCGGACGCGAGGACATCCCGGTCCGTTACCTTTCCCAGGGCCAGCGCCGACGCACAGCCTTGGCCCGCCTGCTGCTCTCGCCGGCGCGACTGTGGATCCTCGACGAGCCGCTGACCGCCCTGGACCGGCGCGCCGTTGCGTGGCTCTTCGAGCGCATCGCCGGCCACCTGCAGCACGGGGGGTTGGTCATCACTACCAGCCATCAATCCATCGACGGCCTGCCCGAGCCGCGCATCCTGGATCTGGACTAG
- the ccmB gene encoding heme exporter protein CcmB, with amino-acid sequence MVRSLWTLLRRDVSLIVLRRQDVLTVVAFFVIVITLFPLSIGPEPDKLRTLAPGGVWVAAALASLISLDRLFADDWRDGTLEQLALSPQPLALVALAKVVAHWLALGLPLVILSPALGYSLGLEGAELLVLALSLLLGTPVLSLLGAVGAAMTLGVRAGGALMALLILPLYVPVLVLGAGAVSEAMFDASYQAHLSLLGAMLALALPLVPLAIAGALRIALD; translated from the coding sequence ATGGTGAGGTCTCTCTGGACACTCCTGCGGCGCGACGTTTCGCTCATCGTCCTGCGCCGTCAGGACGTACTGACCGTCGTTGCCTTCTTCGTGATCGTCATCACCCTCTTTCCCCTGTCCATCGGCCCCGAGCCGGACAAGCTGCGCACGCTAGCGCCCGGCGGGGTATGGGTGGCGGCAGCGCTGGCCAGCCTCATCTCGCTGGACCGGCTGTTCGCCGATGACTGGCGCGACGGCACCCTGGAGCAACTGGCCCTGTCGCCACAGCCCCTGGCCCTGGTGGCGCTGGCCAAGGTCGTGGCTCACTGGCTGGCCCTGGGGCTGCCGCTGGTGATTCTCTCCCCGGCCCTGGGTTACTCGCTGGGTCTGGAGGGGGCGGAACTGCTGGTACTCGCGCTATCATTGCTGCTCGGGACCCCGGTGTTGAGCCTGCTTGGCGCGGTGGGGGCCGCCATGACCCTGGGCGTGCGGGCCGGCGGGGCGCTGATGGCACTGCTTATCCTGCCCCTATATGTGCCGGTCCTAGTGCTGGGCGCGGGGGCGGTTTCAGAGGCGATGTTCGACGCCTCTTATCAGGCGCACCTGTCGCTGCTCGGTGCCATGCTGGCCCTGGCGCTGCCGTTGGTGCCCCTGGCGATCGCCGGGGCGCTGCGCATTGCCCTGGACTGA
- a CDS encoding heme ABC transporter permease, translating into MTARPIPWLKYTAPANFHVLAQRLVPWLWAAAALFAVAGLYVGFFVAPPDYQQGNSYRIMFIHVPAAWMGMFLYLLMALYGAIYLIWRIKMADIMARAIAPTGALMTFLGLWTGALWGAPTWGTYWVWDARLTSTLILLFLFLGYIALHAASDDREKGGRAASLLAIVGAVNVPIIYFSVEWWYNLHQGASVIRTDGPSMADSMLAALLLMTAAFWIYSAAIVLRRAQAEAMSRESRKEWARAAAAGTLTRDQRERAADETAREQRIAESGGEA; encoded by the coding sequence ATGACCGCTCGACCCATTCCCTGGCTCAAGTACACGGCACCAGCCAACTTCCACGTGCTGGCCCAGCGCCTGGTGCCCTGGCTCTGGGCGGCCGCTGCCCTGTTCGCCGTGGCAGGCCTTTACGTGGGGTTTTTTGTCGCACCCCCGGATTACCAGCAGGGCAACAGCTACCGGATCATGTTTATCCACGTCCCGGCGGCGTGGATGGGGATGTTCCTCTATCTACTGATGGCCTTATACGGGGCGATCTACCTGATCTGGCGGATCAAGATGGCCGACATCATGGCCCGGGCCATCGCCCCGACCGGAGCGCTGATGACCTTCCTGGGCCTGTGGACCGGCGCCCTGTGGGGCGCGCCCACCTGGGGCACCTACTGGGTCTGGGACGCGCGGCTGACCTCGACGCTGATCCTGCTCTTCCTCTTTCTCGGCTACATCGCGCTGCACGCCGCCTCGGACGACCGCGAGAAAGGCGGTCGGGCCGCCTCCTTGCTGGCTATTGTCGGCGCGGTCAACGTACCGATAATCTACTTTTCCGTAGAGTGGTGGTACAACCTGCACCAAGGCGCCTCGGTCATCCGGACGGACGGGCCGAGCATGGCCGATTCGATGCTCGCTGCGCTGCTGCTGATGACCGCGGCTTTCTGGATCTACTCGGCGGCCATCGTGCTGCGACGCGCCCAGGCCGAGGCCATGAGCCGGGAGTCGCGCAAGGAGTGGGCCCGGGCGGCAGCCGCCGGCACCCTCACCCGCGACCAGCGCGAGCGGGCTGCTGACGAGACCGCGCGTGAACAGCGCATCGCGGAGTCCGGAGGAGAAGCCTGA
- the ccmD gene encoding heme exporter protein CcmD: protein MWDGIGDFLAMGGHAPYVWGSFGMVAAVLLVEWLLVSRRRRHLQTMLQRQSRRTTAAQSQGE from the coding sequence ATGTGGGACGGAATCGGTGATTTTCTGGCCATGGGCGGACACGCGCCCTACGTCTGGGGGTCGTTCGGCATGGTGGCCGCGGTACTGCTCGTCGAGTGGCTGCTGGTCAGCCGCCGCCGCCGTCACCTGCAGACCATGCTTCAGCGGCAGTCGCGGCGCACGACCGCCGCACAATCGCAGGGGGAGTGA
- the ccmE gene encoding cytochrome c maturation protein CcmE gives MKKRHQRLFLVLGVVAGVSVATALVLNAFRDNMTFFITPSEVMAKSDMPERHFRIGGLVEDGSVERDSASTRVRFHVTDTEASVPVDFEGILPDLFREGQGVVVEGRITSDGVFKADNVMARHDEDYMPAEAQEALDRVEHSFDEAGDY, from the coding sequence ATGAAGAAGCGACACCAGAGGCTGTTCCTGGTACTCGGTGTGGTCGCCGGGGTGAGCGTTGCCACGGCGCTGGTGCTCAATGCCTTCCGTGACAACATGACCTTCTTCATCACGCCGTCCGAGGTGATGGCCAAGTCCGATATGCCGGAACGGCACTTTCGCATCGGCGGACTGGTCGAGGACGGCTCCGTGGAGCGTGACAGCGCCTCCACCCGGGTCCGCTTCCACGTGACCGACACCGAGGCGAGCGTACCCGTCGACTTCGAGGGCATCCTCCCCGACCTCTTCCGCGAGGGTCAGGGCGTCGTGGTCGAGGGCCGGATCACCTCCGACGGGGTGTTCAAGGCCGATAATGTCATGGCACGTCACGACGAGGACTACATGCCGGCCGAGGCGCAGGAGGCCCTGGACCGGGTCGAACACTCCTTCGATGAAGCCGGGGACTATTAA
- a CDS encoding heme lyase CcmF/NrfE family subunit gives MLGELGNFALILAFCLAVIQSILPLVGTATGDARLMNSGRSLAVGQFVFLLVAYLILTAAFVTNDFSIRYVAENSAAALPLVYKITGVWGGHEGSMLFWVLTLSAWTVAVAVFSRALPREMLARVLAVLGMVAVAFIAFTALTSNPFERIFPAPTEGTDLNPLLQDPGMIIHPPLLFIGYTGLAVAFAFAVAALIGGRLDAAWARWSRPWTTAAWGFLTLGIGLGSWWAYYELGWGGWWFWDPVENASLLPWLTATALIHSLAVTEKRGGFKVWTVMLAIVSFALTVLGGFIVRSGVITSVHAFATDPDRGVFLLAILAVTLLGALALYAWRAPKVGLGGVFGWYSRESLLLANNVLLVVACAAIAIGTLYPLALDAFDLGKISVGPPYFDAVFMPLMLPLLFLIGIGPVVSWKQSDPMETVRQLRWVLLVSALIGGVWPLTMGAWNPLTALGLGLAAWILLTAAVDLFRRFSRRRQQGAGKALQAALRPSFFGMHLAHGGLALVVMAIAMVNTYEVERDVRLAPGETATAGAYQFRMLDSEVVRGPNFDGQQATVEVLNQDGEVIDVLHPQRRFYDSQPQMPMHQASLNRGMTRDVYVSLGDDLGEGAWTMRLYYKPYMFWMWTGCLLMAFGGFLAAADRRYRMASDRRTVSEAHVDSNDNRVVGPASAQEPSS, from the coding sequence ATGCTTGGTGAGCTCGGCAACTTTGCCCTGATCCTGGCCTTCTGCCTGGCCGTCATCCAGTCGATCCTCCCGCTGGTCGGCACGGCCACCGGGGATGCCCGGCTGATGAACTCGGGCCGCTCGCTGGCCGTCGGGCAATTCGTCTTCCTGCTGGTCGCCTACCTGATCCTGACGGCGGCCTTCGTCACCAACGACTTCTCGATCCGCTACGTGGCCGAGAATTCGGCCGCAGCGCTGCCGCTGGTCTACAAGATCACCGGTGTCTGGGGTGGCCACGAGGGCTCGATGCTCTTCTGGGTCCTGACCCTCAGCGCCTGGACGGTGGCCGTGGCGGTATTCAGCCGCGCCCTGCCGCGGGAGATGCTGGCCCGGGTGCTGGCGGTGCTCGGCATGGTGGCCGTCGCGTTCATCGCCTTCACTGCCCTGACCTCCAACCCGTTCGAGCGCATCTTCCCGGCACCGACCGAGGGCACGGACCTGAATCCGCTGCTCCAGGATCCGGGGATGATCATCCACCCACCGCTGCTGTTCATCGGCTATACGGGCCTGGCGGTCGCCTTTGCCTTCGCCGTCGCCGCGCTCATTGGCGGTCGCCTCGATGCCGCCTGGGCGCGCTGGTCGCGGCCGTGGACCACGGCCGCCTGGGGCTTCCTGACCCTGGGTATCGGGCTCGGCTCCTGGTGGGCGTACTACGAGCTCGGCTGGGGCGGCTGGTGGTTCTGGGACCCGGTGGAGAACGCCTCTCTGCTGCCCTGGCTCACGGCCACCGCACTGATCCACTCACTGGCGGTGACCGAGAAACGCGGCGGCTTCAAGGTCTGGACCGTGATGCTGGCCATCGTCAGCTTCGCGCTGACCGTCCTCGGCGGCTTCATCGTCCGCTCGGGCGTGATCACCTCGGTCCACGCCTTCGCCACCGACCCCGACCGCGGCGTCTTCCTGCTCGCTATCCTGGCGGTCACCCTGCTGGGGGCCCTGGCCCTCTACGCTTGGCGTGCCCCCAAGGTGGGACTGGGCGGCGTATTCGGCTGGTACTCGCGGGAATCGCTGCTACTAGCGAACAACGTGCTGTTGGTGGTCGCCTGCGCGGCCATCGCCATCGGCACCCTCTACCCGCTGGCCCTGGACGCCTTTGACCTGGGCAAGATCTCGGTGGGCCCGCCCTACTTCGATGCGGTGTTCATGCCGCTGATGCTACCGCTGCTGTTCTTGATCGGCATCGGGCCGGTGGTCTCCTGGAAACAGTCGGACCCCATGGAGACGGTCCGCCAGCTGCGCTGGGTGCTGCTGGTCAGTGCCCTAATCGGCGGCGTCTGGCCGCTGACCATGGGCGCCTGGAACCCGCTCACCGCCCTCGGCCTCGGCCTGGCGGCGTGGATCCTGCTGACCGCTGCGGTGGACCTGTTCCGGCGCTTCAGCCGGCGGCGTCAACAGGGGGCTGGCAAGGCGCTGCAGGCGGCCTTGCGCCCGAGCTTCTTCGGCATGCACCTGGCCCACGGCGGCCTGGCCCTGGTGGTCATGGCCATCGCCATGGTCAACACCTATGAGGTCGAGCGGGACGTACGCCTGGCCCCGGGCGAGACCGCCACCGCCGGGGCGTACCAGTTCCGCATGCTCGACAGTGAGGTCGTCCGCGGGCCGAACTTCGACGGCCAGCAGGCCACCGTCGAGGTCCTCAATCAGGACGGCGAGGTCATCGACGTCCTCCACCCGCAGCGGCGCTTCTACGACTCGCAACCGCAGATGCCCATGCACCAGGCCTCGCTGAACCGCGGCATGACCCGCGATGTCTACGTATCGCTGGGTGATGATCTGGGCGAGGGGGCGTGGACCATGCGGCTCTACTACAAGCCGTACATGTTCTGGATGTGGACCGGATGCCTGCTGATGGCCTTCGGCGGCTTCCTCGCGGCCGCGGATCGCCGCTACCGCATGGCCAGCGACCGGCGCACGGTCTCCGAGGCCCACGTCGACAGCAACGACAACCGCGTGGTGGGACCGGCCTCGGCGCAGGAGCCGTCATCATGA
- a CDS encoding DsbE family thiol:disulfide interchange protein yields MNKRLLLPLLLTLPVLGLLYVGLSLDSRSLPSPLVGQPAPAFELESLRDSGVTLTREDFVGEIALVNVWASWCESCRHEHPYWRQLAERGIAIHAFNYRDSRESAQRYLDLFGDPFREIAYDPRAEAGMEWGVYATPETYLLDAQGVIRHKHIGPVNAEVLRNDILPLIEELEAERS; encoded by the coding sequence ATGAACAAGCGACTGCTGCTGCCGCTGCTGCTGACCCTGCCGGTCCTCGGCCTGCTCTACGTGGGCCTGAGCCTGGACTCGCGCAGCCTGCCCTCGCCGCTGGTCGGCCAACCGGCACCAGCCTTCGAGCTGGAGTCGCTGCGCGACTCCGGGGTCACCCTGACCCGGGAGGACTTCGTGGGCGAGATCGCCCTGGTCAACGTCTGGGCGTCCTGGTGCGAGAGCTGCCGCCATGAGCACCCCTACTGGCGCCAGCTGGCTGAGCGGGGCATCGCCATCCACGCCTTCAACTACCGTGACAGCCGGGAGAGTGCCCAGCGCTACCTGGATCTCTTCGGCGACCCGTTCCGCGAGATCGCCTACGATCCGCGGGCGGAGGCGGGCATGGAGTGGGGCGTGTACGCCACCCCCGAGACCTATCTGCTGGACGCCCAAGGCGTCATCCGGCACAAGCACATCGGGCCGGTGAACGCCGAGGTACTGCGCAACGACATCCTGCCCTTGATCGAGGAACTGGAGGCGGAGCGGTCATGA